Proteins encoded together in one Entelurus aequoreus isolate RoL-2023_Sb linkage group LG20, RoL_Eaeq_v1.1, whole genome shotgun sequence window:
- the LOC133635819 gene encoding uncharacterized protein C18orf19 homolog A-like isoform X2, translating to MASLQRVLQRGTLQRVSVVRRLLASAAVHRPPLLLCFRQLPVHRDGWQRFSTSSPSLAAQQPKPQPSAAGTQSSSSPQAPSDQQETVEEVDPLQDKSIGLVQRFKKTFKQYGKVMIPVHLLTSSMWFGTFYYAAMKGVNVIPFLNLIGVPESLVELLKESSSGYALTAYAMYKIATPARYTVTLGGTSLSVQYLRKHGYLSTPPPVKDYIQDKMEETKEKLSEKMEETKERFSEKMEVTKERFSEKMEETKDKLSEKIQETKDRVSDRKSFFSKKND from the exons ATGGCGTCATTGCAGCGCGTCCTCCAACGTGGCACGTTACAAAGAGTGTCAGTGGTGCGGCGATTATTAGCTAGTGCTGCCGTCCATCGTCCGCCCCTGTTGCTCTGCTTCCGCCAGCTCCCCGTGCATCGTGATGGCTGGCAGCGATTCTCCACGTCGTCGCCCAGCTTGGCAGCACAGCAGCCAAAACCCCAGCCTTCCGCGGCGGGAACGCAATCCAGCTCTTCCCCTCAAGCACCGTCAGATCAACAGGAGACCGTCGAGGAGGTAGACCCTTTGCAGGACAAGTCCATCGGCCTCGTTCAGAGGTTCAAGAAGACCTTCAAACAGTATGGCAAGGTGATGATCCCTGTGCATCTCCTCACGTCCTCCATGTGGTTTGGAACCTTCTACTATGCTGCTATGAA AGGAGTAAATGTGATTCCGTTCCTGAATCTGATCGGAGTACCAGAATCCCTTGTTGAACTTTTGAAAGAATCTTCCAGTGGTTATGCTCTGACTGCTTACGCCATGTACAAG ATTGCCACGCCTGCCAGATACACGGTGACTTTGGGCGGCACGTCTCTGTCTGTGCAGTACCTTCGAAAGCACGGATACTTGTCCACCCCGCCGCCAGTCAAAGACTACATCCAGGACAAGATGGAGGAGACCAAGGAGAAACTGTCAGAAAAGATGGAGGAGACCAAGGAGAGGTTTTCGGAGAAAATGGAAGTAACCAAGGAGCGCTTTTCTGAGAAGATGGAGGAGACTAAGGACAAGCTGTCAGAGAAGATACAGGAAACCAAAGACAGAGTATCGGACAGAAAAtcatttttcagtaaaaaaaatgattaa
- the LOC133635819 gene encoding uncharacterized protein C18orf19 homolog A-like isoform X1 has translation MLIAVLVSVTRERDKMASLQRVLQRGTLQRVSVVRRLLASAAVHRPPLLLCFRQLPVHRDGWQRFSTSSPSLAAQQPKPQPSAAGTQSSSSPQAPSDQQETVEEVDPLQDKSIGLVQRFKKTFKQYGKVMIPVHLLTSSMWFGTFYYAAMKGVNVIPFLNLIGVPESLVELLKESSSGYALTAYAMYKIATPARYTVTLGGTSLSVQYLRKHGYLSTPPPVKDYIQDKMEETKEKLSEKMEETKERFSEKMEVTKERFSEKMEETKDKLSEKIQETKDRVSDRKSFFSKKND, from the exons ATGCTcattgcag TTTTGGTGAGTGTGACCAGGGAAAGAGACAAGATGGCGTCATTGCAGCGCGTCCTCCAACGTGGCACGTTACAAAGAGTGTCAGTGGTGCGGCGATTATTAGCTAGTGCTGCCGTCCATCGTCCGCCCCTGTTGCTCTGCTTCCGCCAGCTCCCCGTGCATCGTGATGGCTGGCAGCGATTCTCCACGTCGTCGCCCAGCTTGGCAGCACAGCAGCCAAAACCCCAGCCTTCCGCGGCGGGAACGCAATCCAGCTCTTCCCCTCAAGCACCGTCAGATCAACAGGAGACCGTCGAGGAGGTAGACCCTTTGCAGGACAAGTCCATCGGCCTCGTTCAGAGGTTCAAGAAGACCTTCAAACAGTATGGCAAGGTGATGATCCCTGTGCATCTCCTCACGTCCTCCATGTGGTTTGGAACCTTCTACTATGCTGCTATGAA AGGAGTAAATGTGATTCCGTTCCTGAATCTGATCGGAGTACCAGAATCCCTTGTTGAACTTTTGAAAGAATCTTCCAGTGGTTATGCTCTGACTGCTTACGCCATGTACAAG ATTGCCACGCCTGCCAGATACACGGTGACTTTGGGCGGCACGTCTCTGTCTGTGCAGTACCTTCGAAAGCACGGATACTTGTCCACCCCGCCGCCAGTCAAAGACTACATCCAGGACAAGATGGAGGAGACCAAGGAGAAACTGTCAGAAAAGATGGAGGAGACCAAGGAGAGGTTTTCGGAGAAAATGGAAGTAACCAAGGAGCGCTTTTCTGAGAAGATGGAGGAGACTAAGGACAAGCTGTCAGAGAAGATACAGGAAACCAAAGACAGAGTATCGGACAGAAAAtcatttttcagtaaaaaaaatgattaa